Proteins from a genomic interval of Bradyrhizobium sp. CCGB01:
- a CDS encoding DUF2778 domain-containing protein: MLSLAAVALALGAAAWVADMGDSTPLVTAALPPANTPSFEDRFASASSNPPTRELGLRTMERSAVSAVQLKLRDAKAMLAQKLQGDEWRSTLTDDDRHVVDETRPATQRADAVPMPRSRPTQADLSAQIASSQAYAETNPRVDNRNFFEKFTDKIKLASLTPDSGLFTAKAPDLAALGYDSRTAVYDIKAKALYLPSGVALEAHSGMGALMDDPDHVDQRMVGATPPATYDLKPREKLFHGIRALRLTPTDGTSALGRVGLLTHSYMLGPRGDSNGCVSIKDYDRFLKAWDNGEFNRLVVVPSLSGSAIAAQRASTDS, from the coding sequence CTGCTGTCTTTGGCCGCCGTCGCGCTGGCATTGGGGGCTGCTGCCTGGGTGGCGGACATGGGTGATTCGACCCCGCTGGTCACCGCCGCATTGCCGCCGGCCAACACCCCGTCCTTCGAAGACCGTTTCGCTTCGGCATCCAGCAACCCGCCCACCCGCGAACTCGGCCTGCGCACGATGGAGCGTTCGGCCGTGAGTGCCGTCCAGCTCAAGCTGCGCGACGCCAAGGCGATGCTGGCCCAGAAGCTCCAGGGCGACGAGTGGCGCTCGACCCTGACCGATGATGACCGGCACGTGGTGGACGAGACCAGGCCCGCCACCCAGCGCGCCGACGCCGTTCCGATGCCGCGCTCGCGCCCGACGCAGGCGGACCTCTCCGCCCAGATCGCGTCCAGCCAGGCCTATGCCGAGACCAATCCCAGGGTCGACAACCGCAACTTCTTCGAGAAGTTCACCGACAAGATCAAACTGGCCTCGCTGACGCCCGACAGCGGCCTGTTCACCGCCAAGGCGCCCGATCTTGCCGCGCTCGGCTACGATTCACGCACGGCGGTCTACGACATCAAGGCCAAGGCCCTATACCTGCCGAGCGGCGTCGCGCTGGAAGCCCATTCGGGCATGGGTGCGCTGATGGACGATCCGGATCATGTCGACCAGCGCATGGTCGGCGCGACCCCGCCCGCCACCTACGACCTGAAGCCGCGCGAAAAACTGTTCCACGGCATCCGCGCGCTGCGCCTGACGCCCACCGATGGCACCAGTGCGCTGGGCCGCGTCGGCCTTCTCACCCACAGCTACATGCTCGGACCGCGCGGCGATTCCAACGGCTGCGTCTCGATCAAGGATTATGATCGTTTCCTCAAGGCCTGGGACAATGGCGAGTTCAATCGCCTCGTCGTCGTGCCGAGCCTGAGCGGATCGGCGATTGCCGCGCAACGCGCGAGCACCGACTCCTGA
- a CDS encoding TRAP transporter substrate-binding protein: MKRRTFLKGGAVAGATTLVAAPAIAQSAPEIKWRLTSSFPKSLDTIYGTAQTFAKYVAEATDNKFQIQTFAAGELVPGLQALDAVSVASVEMAQTPLYFYIGKEPALAYATGAPFGMNHRHQESWWYFGGGAELTNEALKPFKTHAILCGNSGTQMGGWFRKEIKTVDDLKGLKFRIAGMGGHVLARLGIVPQQLAGGDVYAALEKGSIDAAEFVGPYDDEKLGFQKVAKYYYFPGWWEGGAMLHMIVNDEKWASLPKQYQAIVNQAASAAGAWMLEKYDSVNPAALKRLIANGAELKAFPQPVLEACYNATQEHLNELAAKSDLFKRTKESHDAYMKELLFYTQIAENFYDNYLLSKMRNKS, translated from the coding sequence ATGAAACGCCGTACATTCCTCAAGGGCGGTGCCGTCGCCGGTGCGACGACGCTAGTTGCCGCACCCGCGATCGCGCAGAGTGCGCCCGAGATCAAATGGCGCCTGACGTCGAGCTTCCCGAAGTCGCTCGACACCATCTACGGCACGGCGCAGACCTTTGCGAAATACGTCGCCGAGGCCACCGACAACAAATTCCAGATCCAGACCTTTGCGGCCGGCGAGCTCGTTCCCGGCCTCCAGGCGCTCGATGCCGTCAGCGTCGCCTCCGTCGAGATGGCGCAGACGCCGCTCTATTTCTACATCGGCAAGGAGCCGGCGCTGGCCTACGCCACCGGCGCGCCGTTCGGCATGAACCACCGCCACCAGGAATCCTGGTGGTATTTCGGCGGCGGCGCAGAGCTGACCAACGAGGCGCTGAAACCCTTCAAGACGCACGCCATCCTCTGCGGCAATTCCGGCACCCAGATGGGCGGCTGGTTCCGCAAGGAGATCAAGACCGTCGACGATCTCAAAGGCCTCAAATTCCGCATCGCCGGCATGGGCGGCCATGTGCTGGCCAGGCTCGGCATCGTGCCGCAGCAGCTCGCCGGCGGCGACGTCTATGCGGCGCTGGAGAAGGGCTCGATCGACGCCGCCGAATTCGTCGGTCCCTATGACGACGAGAAACTCGGCTTCCAGAAGGTCGCAAAGTACTACTACTTCCCGGGCTGGTGGGAAGGCGGCGCCATGCTGCACATGATCGTCAATGACGAGAAATGGGCTTCGCTGCCCAAGCAGTATCAGGCGATCGTCAACCAGGCCGCGTCCGCAGCCGGCGCCTGGATGCTCGAGAAATACGACAGCGTGAATCCGGCGGCGCTGAAGCGGTTGATCGCGAACGGCGCGGAGCTGAAGGCGTTCCCGCAGCCGGTGCTGGAGGCCTGCTACAACGCGACCCAGGAGCATCTGAACGAGCTCGCCGCCAAGAGCGACCTGTTCAAGCGGACCAAGGAGAGCCACGACGCCTATATGAAGGAGCTGCTGTTCTACACGCAGATCGCGGAAAACTTCTACGACAACTATCTGCTCAGCAAGATGCGCAACAAGAGCTGA
- a CDS encoding methyl-accepting chemotaxis protein — translation MKIGTLLTSAIVSLSTVGGGLAVYVAVTKYQTMDKIAEAQGRLAIVRAVSDIPRYLNPERGFATNILYGPATFDPVQLSEHGKLRKQTDGARDKMNALRKELPGPFDDGNTIGSNIDGINAKFTALREAIDKAMAGPAEARKDAAKKIVADNAVLNGGVTALLNEQVRRMAILNGDAYRQASYANIAMTLRDVGGFNSSLHKNLVGGKKPATDTEKADISRSQGRNDQIVMSLLELRGNPATPANVAAALEKFNSIYIEEFGRELKLVKEGAVTGKYEHDVDTYYTATQRGLSTIIDVRDAFYDNAEQILAGASAAARTSFTIALVGLLAVLIASAGLIVVVRRRVCAPIVNLTSRMSRLADGDVAEEIPGAERSDEIGAMAAAVQVFKDNMIRADRLAAEKQAENDGKMRRAQALDGLTRAFEAKVTELVGGLSRASSTMESTAQSMTSTAAQTNSQAAVVAAASQQTSTNVQTVASATEELTSSISEIGRQVAQSTEIAARAVDNARRTGDTARALAEGAQKIGDVVTLIQSIAEQTNLLALNATIEAARAGDAGRGFAVVASEVKSLAGQTAKATTEISEQITAIQSASDETVAAIRNVADVIGEIDQIGTAIAAAIEEQGSATKEIARSVQEAARGTQEVNSNISGVQRAADDTGAAAREVLGAAAQLSTQSRDLAGQFDRFLGEVRAA, via the coding sequence ATGAAAATCGGTACGCTCCTGACTAGCGCCATCGTTTCGCTCTCGACCGTCGGCGGCGGTCTCGCCGTCTACGTCGCCGTGACGAAATACCAGACCATGGACAAGATCGCCGAGGCGCAGGGCCGGCTCGCCATCGTCCGCGCCGTCAGCGACATCCCGCGCTATCTCAACCCCGAGCGCGGCTTCGCCACCAACATCCTTTACGGTCCGGCGACCTTCGATCCGGTGCAGCTTTCCGAGCATGGCAAGCTGCGCAAGCAGACCGACGGCGCGCGCGACAAGATGAATGCGCTACGCAAGGAGCTGCCGGGTCCGTTCGACGACGGCAACACCATCGGCAGCAACATCGACGGCATCAATGCGAAGTTCACCGCGCTGCGTGAGGCCATCGACAAGGCGATGGCGGGACCGGCGGAGGCGCGCAAGGACGCGGCCAAGAAGATCGTCGCCGACAACGCCGTGCTCAACGGCGGCGTGACCGCACTGCTCAACGAGCAGGTCCGCCGCATGGCGATCCTCAACGGCGACGCCTACCGGCAGGCCAGCTACGCCAACATCGCGATGACATTGCGCGACGTCGGCGGCTTCAACTCCAGCCTGCACAAGAATCTCGTCGGCGGCAAGAAACCGGCGACCGACACCGAGAAGGCCGATATCAGCCGCTCGCAGGGCCGCAACGATCAGATCGTGATGTCGCTGCTGGAGCTGCGCGGCAATCCCGCAACTCCGGCGAACGTCGCCGCCGCATTGGAGAAGTTCAACTCGATCTATATCGAGGAGTTCGGCCGCGAGCTCAAGCTGGTGAAGGAAGGTGCGGTCACCGGCAAGTACGAACACGACGTGGACACCTACTACACCGCCACGCAGCGCGGCCTCAGCACCATCATCGATGTTCGCGATGCCTTCTACGACAATGCCGAGCAGATCCTCGCCGGCGCGTCGGCAGCCGCACGCACCAGCTTCACCATCGCCCTGGTCGGCCTGCTCGCTGTGCTGATCGCCAGCGCCGGCCTCATCGTCGTGGTCCGCCGCCGCGTCTGTGCCCCGATCGTCAACCTGACCAGCCGCATGTCGCGGCTTGCCGACGGCGACGTTGCGGAAGAGATCCCCGGCGCCGAGCGCTCCGACGAGATCGGCGCGATGGCCGCCGCCGTCCAGGTCTTCAAGGACAACATGATCCGCGCCGATCGTCTCGCGGCCGAGAAGCAGGCCGAGAATGACGGCAAGATGCGCCGTGCCCAGGCACTCGACGGGCTCACCCGCGCCTTCGAGGCCAAGGTCACCGAGCTGGTCGGCGGCCTGTCCCGCGCTTCGTCCACCATGGAAAGCACGGCGCAGTCGATGACCTCGACGGCGGCCCAGACCAACAGCCAGGCCGCGGTCGTCGCCGCCGCCTCGCAGCAGACCTCGACCAACGTGCAGACGGTCGCCAGCGCCACCGAAGAGTTGACCTCTTCGATCTCCGAGATCGGCCGTCAGGTCGCACAATCGACCGAGATCGCGGCCCGCGCCGTCGACAACGCCCGCCGCACCGGCGACACCGCGCGCGCTCTCGCCGAGGGCGCCCAGAAGATCGGCGACGTCGTCACGCTGATCCAGAGCATCGCCGAGCAGACCAATTTGCTGGCGCTGAACGCGACCATCGAGGCCGCCCGCGCCGGCGACGCCGGCCGCGGCTTTGCGGTCGTCGCCTCCGAAGTGAAGTCGCTGGCCGGCCAGACCGCCAAGGCCACCACCGAGATCTCCGAGCAGATCACCGCGATCCAGTCCGCCAGCGACGAGACCGTGGCCGCGATCCGCAACGTCGCCGACGTCATCGGCGAGATCGACCAGATCGGCACCGCGATTGCCGCGGCGATCGAGGAACAGGGCTCCGCCACCAAGGAGATCGCCCGCAGCGTCCAGGAAGCCGCCCGCGGCACCCAGGAGGTCAACTCCAACATATCAGGCGTGCAGCGCGCCGCCGACGACACCGGTGCGGCCGCACGGGAAGTGCTGGGCGCCGCCGCGCAGCTCTCGACGCAGTCGCGCGACCTCGCCGGCCAGTTCGACCGCTTCCTCGGCGAGGTCAGGGCAGCGTAA
- a CDS encoding DUF1810 domain-containing protein has product MTDPFDLERFIRAQDPVFRAVQGELARGRKQSHWMWFVFPQIEGLGLSAMSQRYAIASRAEAEAYLAHPVLGSRLIECTRLVLAVEGRTINAILGAPDDAKFRSSMTLFGAVSDEPVFGEALARYFAGERDGATLEILSKLDRPA; this is encoded by the coding sequence ATGACCGATCCTTTCGATCTAGAGCGCTTTATCCGGGCCCAGGACCCGGTTTTTCGCGCCGTCCAGGGGGAGCTGGCCCGCGGCCGCAAGCAAAGCCACTGGATGTGGTTCGTCTTCCCGCAAATCGAAGGCCTCGGCCTCAGCGCCATGTCGCAGCGCTACGCCATCGCCTCCCGCGCCGAGGCCGAGGCTTACCTCGCCCATCCTGTCCTCGGCTCGCGCCTGATCGAATGCACCCGCCTCGTGCTCGCGGTCGAAGGGCGGACCATCAACGCGATCCTCGGCGCACCCGACGACGCCAAATTCCGTTCGTCGATGACGCTGTTCGGCGCCGTGTCCGACGAGCCCGTTTTCGGCGAGGCGCTCGCCCGGTATTTCGCCGGCGAGCGCGACGGGGCCACGCTGGAGATACTGTCGAAGCTCGATCGGCCGGCGTAG
- a CDS encoding TetR/AcrR family transcriptional regulator, which produces MTTTTRDKMIAGAADLMSRGGVNATSMRDVVRHTATPRGSISHHFPEGKRQLIAEAVTFAGKQVSIPLEKAMNERGVIGGLSAFVASWRRRLEATGFEAGCPVLAVAVDRYVGEASDKDDETAQQHLLDLADGVFADWRQIMRAALLREGLAAERAERLATLVVASIEGTVALCRASRSAAALDQVQEELETILSTALARTTR; this is translated from the coding sequence ATGACCACCACCACACGTGACAAGATGATCGCCGGCGCCGCCGACCTGATGAGCCGCGGCGGTGTCAACGCCACCAGCATGCGCGACGTCGTCCGTCACACGGCGACCCCGCGCGGCTCGATCAGTCATCACTTCCCGGAGGGCAAGCGGCAATTGATCGCCGAAGCCGTGACCTTTGCCGGCAAGCAGGTGTCCATTCCCCTGGAGAAGGCCATGAACGAACGCGGCGTGATCGGCGGCCTCAGCGCGTTCGTCGCATCATGGCGCCGCCGGCTGGAGGCGACCGGCTTCGAGGCCGGCTGCCCGGTGCTCGCCGTCGCCGTCGACCGCTATGTTGGCGAGGCCTCCGACAAGGACGACGAGACGGCGCAGCAGCATCTGCTCGACCTCGCCGACGGCGTGTTCGCCGATTGGCGGCAGATCATGCGCGCGGCCTTGCTGCGCGAAGGGCTCGCCGCCGAACGGGCGGAGCGGCTTGCAACACTCGTCGTCGCCTCGATCGAAGGCACGGTCGCGCTGTGCCGCGCGAGCCGCAGCGCAGCCGCGCTCGATCAGGTTCAGGAGGAGCTGGAGACGATCTTGTCCACCGCCCTCGCCCGCACCACCAGGTAG
- a CDS encoding tautomerase family protein, producing MTIITVTAPAGRLSLDQRRRLAETLTDAVLEPEVGQHAPAARMGFQVHFHDLPPDCMAIGGRLLSDQDTPRDIITVNIAVMNAAWPAGVRAEVIRNVLARLAEACGMQAPAPTWWVNFEIIDEGSWGSRGGVLSILQLLDSGVFTPARIEAIRAAIQPPA from the coding sequence TTGACCATCATCACCGTGACCGCGCCTGCCGGCCGGCTCAGCCTGGATCAGCGCCGCCGCCTCGCGGAAACCCTGACCGACGCCGTGCTCGAGCCCGAGGTCGGCCAGCATGCGCCGGCGGCGCGAATGGGCTTTCAGGTGCATTTCCACGACCTGCCGCCCGACTGCATGGCGATCGGCGGCCGGCTGTTGTCCGACCAGGACACGCCGCGCGATATCATCACCGTCAACATCGCGGTGATGAACGCGGCCTGGCCTGCCGGGGTGCGGGCCGAGGTGATCCGCAACGTGCTGGCGCGGCTTGCGGAGGCCTGCGGGATGCAGGCGCCGGCGCCGACCTGGTGGGTCAATTTCGAGATCATCGACGAGGGAAGCTGGGGATCGCGCGGCGGCGTGCTCTCGATCCTCCAGCTTCTGGACTCCGGTGTGTTCACGCCCGCGCGGATCGAGGCGATCCGCGCGGCGATTCAGCCGCCGGCCTGA
- a CDS encoding AraC family transcriptional regulator, producing MNNIDDAPGLAPKVFRFADVDEFRNAIRGLNFEFTPLVRRISAEQTILSLPGCDINFTRAFPRVVDAQLVENCTAIGFTMDDLNVPIRFNGSQRARPVVVIGSGGAAYTTIEEVQRQIASVVFRPEVTDRGWPHTISSFKIFETTAASLNRLRSMVREVMAAASEPIDAAEMPLKAAAIKESLLGAVDDAFENVVPARWTLRPNDERNFRIFQDIRALLSDDLSQPIYSEEIARKLGLSVRTMHDVIRRYRGMSLHRYLRLRRLWLVRRRLLAGADSVKAVALAFGFWHLSDFSRSYRDQFGETPSQTLERGRGR from the coding sequence ATGAACAATATTGATGACGCGCCCGGATTGGCGCCCAAGGTATTTCGCTTCGCAGACGTCGATGAGTTCCGAAATGCCATACGAGGCCTGAATTTCGAGTTCACGCCTCTCGTACGGAGGATTTCGGCTGAGCAGACCATTCTCTCGCTGCCCGGTTGCGACATCAATTTCACGCGGGCGTTCCCCCGCGTTGTCGACGCGCAGCTCGTCGAGAATTGCACCGCCATCGGGTTCACGATGGACGACCTCAACGTGCCCATCCGCTTCAACGGCTCGCAGCGCGCCCGTCCGGTCGTCGTCATCGGCAGCGGCGGCGCGGCGTACACCACCATCGAGGAGGTGCAGCGGCAAATTGCCTCGGTGGTGTTCAGGCCGGAGGTGACGGATCGCGGATGGCCGCACACGATCTCGAGCTTCAAGATCTTTGAAACGACCGCCGCAAGCTTGAACCGGCTGCGGAGCATGGTTCGGGAGGTGATGGCTGCGGCGTCGGAACCGATCGATGCAGCGGAGATGCCGTTGAAGGCGGCAGCCATCAAGGAGTCGCTGCTTGGCGCCGTCGACGACGCTTTCGAAAACGTGGTTCCCGCGCGCTGGACCCTGCGTCCCAATGACGAGCGGAACTTCAGGATATTCCAGGACATCCGCGCGCTTCTGTCCGACGACCTCTCGCAGCCGATCTACAGCGAGGAGATCGCGCGCAAGCTCGGCCTGTCCGTCCGCACCATGCATGATGTCATCCGCCGCTATCGCGGCATGAGCCTGCACCGGTACTTGCGCCTGCGCCGGTTGTGGCTGGTGCGCCGGCGGCTGCTCGCCGGCGCCGACAGCGTCAAGGCCGTCGCACTGGCGTTCGGCTTCTGGCATCTCAGCGACTTCTCCAGAAGCTATCGCGACCAATTTGGCGAGACACCGTCGCAAACGCTGGAGCGCGGCCGGGGCCGATAG
- a CDS encoding crotonase/enoyl-CoA hydratase family protein: protein MSEGQIRTEVHGHVLKIVIDNAAKKNAFTPVMMEQLSDALTELHDNEAYRVGVICAEGNDFTAGLDMPKFFGPTAEKRNIKEGNVDPFGLTKRCRKPVITAVQGIVFTIGIELMLAGDIVVAAADSRFCQMESKRGIAPLGGAHFRFLSRAGWGDAMYHLFLCDEFSAERAHAIGLVQEVVPPGEQGERAMALAAIIARNAPLGIQVTKEAAAKYIEGGEAAAIAYIPKIRDRVLGSADAKEGIQSFIERRAAVFEGR, encoded by the coding sequence ATGAGCGAAGGTCAGATCCGCACCGAGGTGCACGGCCATGTCTTGAAGATCGTCATCGACAACGCCGCAAAGAAGAACGCGTTCACCCCGGTGATGATGGAGCAATTGTCCGATGCGCTGACCGAACTGCACGACAACGAGGCTTACCGCGTCGGCGTGATCTGCGCCGAGGGCAACGATTTCACCGCCGGGCTCGATATGCCGAAGTTCTTCGGGCCGACCGCCGAGAAGCGCAACATCAAGGAGGGCAATGTCGATCCGTTCGGGCTGACCAAGCGTTGCCGCAAGCCGGTTATCACCGCCGTGCAGGGCATCGTGTTCACGATCGGAATCGAGCTGATGCTGGCCGGCGACATCGTGGTGGCTGCCGCGGATTCGCGCTTCTGCCAGATGGAGTCCAAGCGTGGCATCGCGCCGCTGGGCGGTGCACATTTCCGCTTTCTCTCGCGCGCCGGCTGGGGCGATGCGATGTACCATTTGTTCCTGTGTGACGAGTTTTCAGCCGAGCGGGCCCACGCGATCGGCCTCGTGCAGGAGGTCGTGCCGCCGGGAGAGCAGGGCGAACGGGCGATGGCGCTCGCCGCGATCATCGCGCGCAATGCGCCGCTCGGCATCCAGGTGACGAAGGAAGCGGCTGCGAAATACATCGAAGGCGGTGAGGCGGCGGCGATCGCTTACATTCCGAAGATCCGCGACCGCGTGCTCGGCAGCGCCGATGCGAAGGAAGGCATTCAGTCCTTCATCGAGCGTCGCGCGGCCGTCTTCGAGGGGCGCTGA
- a CDS encoding 2-keto-4-pentenoate hydratase, producing MDQSRQRELARHLANLRREGRQQSGLDGRLVPPDADTAYRIAQMVEEELGWDVVGWKIAGMKSGLQRQLRISSPIYGRVFAPLIKASPASVEHARQCSPIPEVEYQARLGADLPPRAKPYTVDEVGDAVASLHPGIELAECRFVHDAAFPPMPAIMADGSGSGTIVLGEPIADWRSRDIANQDVILNCDGVERRRGSAAEAIDHPLVPLAWLANELSRTGIGLKAGQTISTGTLTGMLRPKAGETYVADYGPLGTVTATYA from the coding sequence ATGGATCAGTCCCGACAGCGCGAGCTCGCCCGTCATCTCGCCAATCTGCGCCGCGAGGGCCGGCAACAAAGCGGCCTCGATGGACGGCTGGTGCCGCCGGATGCAGACACGGCGTACCGCATCGCGCAGATGGTGGAAGAGGAATTGGGTTGGGACGTCGTCGGCTGGAAGATCGCCGGCATGAAGTCCGGGCTCCAGCGCCAGCTTCGCATCTCTTCGCCGATCTATGGGCGGGTGTTCGCGCCCCTGATCAAGGCGTCGCCCGCAAGCGTCGAGCACGCCAGGCAATGCAGCCCGATTCCGGAGGTCGAGTACCAGGCACGACTCGGCGCCGACCTGCCGCCGCGCGCGAAGCCCTATACGGTGGACGAGGTCGGCGATGCCGTCGCCTCGCTGCATCCCGGCATCGAGCTCGCCGAATGCCGCTTCGTGCACGACGCCGCGTTTCCGCCGATGCCTGCGATCATGGCCGATGGCTCCGGGTCCGGAACGATCGTGCTTGGTGAGCCCATCGCCGATTGGCGTAGCCGCGACATCGCGAATCAGGACGTCATTCTCAATTGCGACGGCGTCGAGCGACGTCGTGGCAGCGCTGCAGAAGCGATCGATCATCCGCTGGTGCCGCTCGCCTGGCTCGCCAACGAGCTGTCACGGACCGGCATCGGCCTCAAGGCCGGGCAGACCATCAGCACGGGCACGCTCACGGGCATGCTGCGGCCGAAGGCTGGCGAGACTTACGTCGCGGATTACGGTCCGCTGGGAACCGTGACCGCGACCTACGCTTAG
- a CDS encoding NADPH-dependent FMN reductase, whose protein sequence is MSNRILVLYGSYRSDRMGVRLANFIIDRLRKRGDDVEFIDAKAIGLPMLDRMYKEYPEGSAPEALEKLAGQIRGADGFVFVTGEYNWGIQPGLKNLTDHFLEEWFWRPAAIVSYSAGRLSGARASTAWHGTLSEMGMVVVSSTIGVGPIAQTLSAESEPIGEGGKALERAFPRFADDLTWWIEAAKAQRARKAPPY, encoded by the coding sequence ATGAGCAATCGCATCCTCGTCCTCTACGGTTCCTACCGTTCCGACCGCATGGGCGTCCGCCTTGCGAATTTCATCATCGATCGCCTGCGCAAGCGCGGTGACGACGTCGAGTTCATCGACGCCAAGGCCATCGGCCTGCCGATGCTCGATCGCATGTACAAGGAATATCCCGAGGGTTCGGCACCCGAGGCGCTGGAGAAGCTGGCGGGCCAGATCCGCGGCGCCGACGGTTTTGTCTTCGTCACCGGCGAATACAATTGGGGCATCCAGCCCGGCCTGAAGAACCTCACCGATCACTTCCTGGAAGAATGGTTCTGGCGTCCGGCCGCGATCGTGAGCTATTCCGCCGGCCGACTGTCCGGCGCTCGCGCCTCGACCGCCTGGCACGGCACGCTGTCCGAGATGGGCATGGTGGTGGTGTCGAGCACCATCGGCGTCGGCCCGATCGCGCAGACGCTGTCGGCCGAGAGCGAGCCGATCGGCGAGGGCGGCAAGGCACTGGAGCGTGCGTTCCCGCGCTTTGCCGACGATCTCACTTGGTGGATCGAGGCCGCCAAGGCGCAGCGGGCGCGCAAGGCGCCGCCTTATTAA
- a CDS encoding ABC transporter ATP-binding protein produces the protein MAGMSAEPFISLGGVRKVYRSGGAEFLAVSDVTMDVQEGELVSLVGPSGCGKTTVMKILAGLHGADGGTVRIGNAKSPFDPSRDIGMVFQQALLLKWRTILDNVLLPAEIVGLPIKAARERARDLLNLVGLAGFEQKYPQQLSGGMQQRTAIARAFIHDPKLILMDEPFGALDALTREQMNLEMLRIWRESGKTIIFVTHSIQEAVFLSSHCAVLTAGPAKMADYFPIDLPFPRDLPLKTTDAFGAYARRIYAKLGLGAA, from the coding sequence ATGGCTGGCATGAGCGCCGAGCCCTTCATCAGCCTCGGCGGCGTCCGCAAGGTCTATCGCAGCGGCGGCGCCGAATTCCTGGCGGTCTCCGACGTCACCATGGACGTGCAGGAAGGTGAGCTGGTCTCGCTGGTCGGCCCCTCCGGCTGCGGCAAGACCACGGTGATGAAGATTCTGGCCGGCCTGCACGGCGCCGACGGCGGCACGGTCAGAATCGGCAACGCCAAAAGTCCGTTCGATCCGAGCCGCGATATCGGCATGGTGTTCCAGCAGGCCTTGCTGCTGAAGTGGCGCACCATCCTGGACAACGTGCTGCTGCCGGCCGAGATCGTGGGCCTGCCGATCAAGGCCGCGCGCGAGCGGGCGCGCGATCTGCTCAACCTCGTCGGCCTTGCCGGCTTCGAGCAAAAGTATCCGCAGCAACTCTCCGGCGGCATGCAGCAGCGCACCGCGATCGCGCGCGCCTTCATTCACGATCCAAAGCTGATCCTGATGGACGAGCCGTTCGGAGCGCTGGACGCGCTGACGCGCGAGCAGATGAACCTGGAGATGCTACGGATCTGGCGCGAGAGCGGCAAGACCATCATCTTCGTCACGCACTCGATCCAGGAGGCCGTGTTCCTGTCCTCGCATTGCGCCGTTCTGACGGCGGGGCCTGCGAAGATGGCCGACTATTTCCCGATCGACCTGCCCTTCCCGCGCGACCTTCCGCTGAAGACGACGGACGCGTTCGGCGCCTATGCGCGGCGGATCTATGCGAAGCTGGGTTTGGGCGCGGCGTAG
- a CDS encoding SMI1/KNR4 family protein, with product MDIAKFIAGVDRAGTKQPTEAALEAFETSIGCRLPDDYRRFVLACAGGYHQGSAEFNWPQGHWAGAMQEVLGLRSDVCALVQTRKTPQWPTVDELLWIMSDHGGNPICMTIEKAHFGKIWFIDHEVAEYEKPWTLAEAMSDQWGYVLPLAPTFSDFMAGLYEEAAAA from the coding sequence ATGGACATCGCAAAATTCATCGCAGGCGTTGATCGCGCCGGCACGAAGCAACCGACTGAAGCCGCGCTCGAGGCGTTCGAGACATCCATCGGCTGCCGATTGCCGGATGACTATCGCCGGTTCGTGCTGGCCTGCGCCGGCGGCTATCATCAGGGCTCGGCCGAGTTCAACTGGCCGCAAGGGCACTGGGCCGGGGCAATGCAGGAGGTGCTGGGATTGCGGAGCGACGTCTGCGCGCTGGTCCAAACGCGCAAGACACCGCAATGGCCGACCGTCGATGAGCTCCTGTGGATCATGAGCGACCACGGTGGCAATCCGATCTGCATGACGATCGAGAAGGCGCACTTCGGCAAGATCTGGTTCATCGATCACGAGGTCGCCGAATACGAGAAGCCCTGGACGCTCGCTGAAGCGATGTCGGACCAATGGGGCTACGTCCTGCCGCTCGCGCCGACGTTCAGCGATTTCATGGCCGGACTCTACGAGGAAGCCGCGGCCGCGTGA